From the bacterium genome, one window contains:
- a CDS encoding cyclic nucleotide-binding domain-containing protein, which yields MLEIEFLKKFPIFAGLTGEKLIKLKSIMREIEYSAGSVIIHDGDRGEEMFILLDGEVEISKLMTIKMENYEASTKDKSLIRLSSKFFACFGEMALFEEKSERSATVTAVNKCQLASISRLDFTKLVESDYEIGTIIFRNLAKIISERLKRANKDILKLTTAFVLAVEK from the coding sequence ATGCTTGAAATTGAATTCCTAAAGAAGTTTCCCATTTTTGCCGGGCTAACCGGCGAAAAATTAATCAAACTTAAATCAATCATGAGGGAAATTGAATATTCGGCCGGAAGCGTGATAATCCATGACGGAGACCGTGGCGAGGAAATGTTCATCTTACTCGACGGTGAAGTAGAAATTTCCAAGCTCATGACAATCAAAATGGAAAATTACGAAGCCAGTACTAAAGATAAGTCGCTTATTCGACTGAGTTCCAAGTTTTTCGCGTGTTTTGGTGAAATGGCTTTGTTTGAAGAAAAAAGCGAACGGTCCGCCACGGTAACGGCTGTGAATAAATGTCAATTGGCCAGCATTTCCAGATTGGATTTTACGAAACTCGTAGAATCCGATTATGAAATCGGGACAATTATATTCCGCAATTTGGCAAAAATTATCAGCGAGCGCCTAAAAAGGGCAAATAAGGATATTCTGAAACTTACGACGGCATTTGTGCTGGCTGTTGAAAAATAA
- a CDS encoding sodium:proton exchanger, with protein MFCLLLPSVLMAGGEGDGSGHHLVSSIGISILAATVLAFLAHFAKQPLLLAYIAAGVVIGPKIGFAFVKSEEDIAVIAEIGLILLLFMIGLEIDMKKLKESGKALILSGVFQFIICVLLGLAFFPLLGFTVGGGNYDLLYLTACCALSSTAIVVKLLYGKFELDTLGGRITLGVLVFQDLWAIIILGVQPNLANPEIGTILFSFVKGGALVAMSLLISKYVLPRLFKSIAKIPELLLVVSLGWCFFICGVAGLLGLSIEMGALIAGISISTFPYNLDVIAKVISLRDFFVTLFFVALGMQVPNPFDDLGVVGVAFIVAAFLILSRFLSVFPVLYSLKQGHRISLLPSINLANLSEFSLVIAAIGFSSGHIGNSTLSIIIFVFVITSVCAPYLIKYNQSIQSSISGLLSRIGLKDAGGVIETKAEEEGKEIAILGFFRVASSLIRDIQEINNSENTEEANLLEKIVVVDFNPNVHSKLDAIGVKAIYGDISHMDTLHHAGIHDAKIVISTIPDTVLVGTDNLKMIKQLQTICPHAKIIVTAESASRALKMYADGADYVFLPRTLAALHLIPVIRDLLNDHEHAAVLKKTQVEWLQQREEIIS; from the coding sequence ATGTTCTGCTTGTTACTGCCATCCGTGCTGATGGCCGGCGGAGAAGGAGACGGCTCAGGACACCACCTGGTGTCGAGTATTGGTATTAGTATTCTCGCTGCGACCGTGTTGGCATTTCTGGCTCACTTCGCGAAACAACCGTTACTACTGGCGTACATTGCAGCAGGAGTCGTGATAGGTCCTAAGATCGGATTTGCATTTGTCAAGAGTGAGGAGGATATAGCCGTGATTGCGGAGATCGGTTTGATTCTCCTGCTGTTTATGATCGGACTTGAGATCGATATGAAAAAGCTGAAGGAATCCGGCAAGGCGCTGATCCTATCGGGCGTTTTTCAATTCATCATATGTGTCCTTCTCGGCCTGGCGTTCTTTCCTCTTCTTGGGTTTACGGTGGGCGGCGGAAATTACGATCTGCTGTACCTGACGGCCTGTTGTGCACTCAGCAGCACGGCGATCGTGGTCAAATTATTATATGGCAAATTTGAGCTCGACACATTGGGCGGCCGCATAACCCTCGGCGTTTTGGTTTTTCAGGATCTTTGGGCAATAATCATACTCGGCGTCCAGCCTAATCTTGCCAATCCTGAAATTGGAACAATTCTGTTTTCATTCGTAAAAGGCGGCGCATTAGTCGCCATGAGTCTTTTGATCAGCAAGTATGTCCTGCCAAGACTTTTCAAATCCATTGCAAAGATCCCTGAATTACTCCTGGTGGTCTCTCTCGGCTGGTGTTTTTTTATATGCGGTGTTGCCGGATTACTCGGCCTGTCTATAGAAATGGGCGCTCTGATCGCGGGTATATCTATTTCGACGTTTCCTTATAATCTCGACGTTATCGCCAAAGTTATCAGTCTGCGGGACTTTTTTGTTACTTTATTTTTTGTCGCTCTCGGTATGCAGGTCCCGAACCCGTTTGATGATCTGGGCGTTGTCGGAGTCGCGTTCATCGTGGCGGCATTTCTTATTCTCAGCCGGTTTCTTTCCGTATTTCCGGTGTTATACAGCCTAAAACAAGGGCATCGTATCAGCCTCCTGCCGTCGATCAATCTCGCAAATCTCAGCGAATTTTCTCTGGTTATCGCGGCTATCGGATTCAGTTCGGGACATATAGGAAATAGTACCTTATCGATCATTATTTTTGTCTTCGTTATTACCTCCGTATGCGCCCCTTACCTGATCAAATATAATCAATCGATACAGAGCAGCATATCGGGGCTATTGTCGCGAATTGGCCTGAAGGATGCCGGCGGCGTAATTGAAACAAAGGCCGAGGAAGAGGGAAAAGAGATAGCCATTCTGGGATTCTTTCGTGTGGCAAGTTCGCTGATCCGTGACATCCAGGAAATTAACAACTCGGAAAATACGGAGGAAGCTAATTTACTTGAAAAAATCGTTGTGGTTGATTTTAATCCTAACGTGCACTCCAAGTTAGACGCCATTGGCGTGAAGGCCATTTACGGCGATATCAGCCACATGGATACGCTGCATCACGCGGGAATTCATGACGCCAAAATTGTGATTTCTACGATTCCGGACACGGTATTGGTCGGAACGGATAATCTTAAAATGATCAAACAACTTCAGACTATTTGTCCGCACGCGAAAATAATTGTTACAGCCGAGAGCGCATCCCGCGCATTAAAAATGTACGCTGACGGCGCAGACTACGTTTTTCTTCCTCGTACGCTTGCCGCATTGCATCTGATTCCCGTAATACGCGATCTGTTAAACGACCATGAACATGCCGCGGTGCTGAAGAAAACACAAGTAGAATGGCTGCAGCAACGAGAAGAAATTATCAGCTAA
- a CDS encoding HAMP domain-containing histidine kinase: MIEYILTANRLNEAAAISMKATELEKDLNSYIRQETILRHVLETTSRVTGAEFLQLLVCRLADALNMRYAYITECDETTVGRVKTLAVWTGSEFGQNFEYDVMDTPCKDVINGNVCYIPDNIQKKYPRDLILAEWNAGSYVGIPIRDKDGKVKGHLAVLDENVAHDEAFILNVLHVFALRAESEMQRMQDDRRIAEQIDRYKESEAELKKKKEELEKVNAIVSAINSELNAKDLLQSVLEHTKFIQGVDKTTAILYDKNSGAFRLTASTDPEINKELHIELTPAEAHARYVEGNEEVYDDIYIISHVKGRCAEHKVAHLGLPASILAMRITIQEAVTGYLIFNNMNDQCAFDYQDIRLLALLKSHIHSALIKIRMLEELTDLNGKKNEFLGMAAHDLRNPLQCLSGYISMMITDIRQEKLDPDSTLMDLECMRKSTLRMGRMLDELLDISAIESGQIRLEMEYGNLQSILSESIEMHQRHAQQKNIKLSIDRRTQVPNLYFDRTRMIDVVDNLLNNAIKYTASGGSVDVTFQVWQGSIVMRVSDTGLGLDETDLKEIFRSFKKLSAKPTGGETSTGLGLLIVKKILDKHGGSIQVESRKGVGSTFSISLPLTRHEKDVL; this comes from the coding sequence ATGATTGAATATATATTGACGGCCAATAGGTTGAATGAAGCGGCTGCCATTTCTATGAAGGCTACTGAATTGGAAAAGGATCTAAATTCCTACATACGGCAAGAAACAATTTTGCGGCATGTATTGGAAACGACCTCGCGCGTGACGGGTGCGGAATTCCTGCAGTTATTAGTCTGTCGTCTTGCCGATGCGCTGAACATGCGCTACGCCTACATTACCGAATGTGATGAAACGACTGTAGGGCGCGTCAAAACTCTTGCCGTATGGACCGGATCGGAATTCGGTCAAAATTTCGAATATGACGTTATGGACACCCCGTGCAAAGACGTCATCAACGGAAACGTTTGTTATATTCCCGATAATATACAAAAAAAATATCCTCGTGACTTGATTCTGGCCGAATGGAACGCGGGGAGTTACGTCGGTATCCCAATCAGAGATAAGGACGGCAAAGTTAAAGGACATTTGGCCGTTTTGGATGAAAACGTAGCCCACGATGAAGCGTTCATCCTGAACGTCCTGCATGTTTTCGCGTTGCGCGCTGAAAGTGAAATGCAACGCATGCAGGATGATCGAAGAATAGCGGAACAGATAGACCGTTATAAAGAATCGGAAGCCGAATTGAAAAAGAAAAAAGAGGAGTTGGAGAAAGTTAATGCAATCGTATCGGCTATCAATTCTGAATTGAATGCAAAAGATTTACTTCAGTCGGTTTTGGAGCATACTAAATTTATCCAAGGAGTAGATAAAACGACCGCGATTCTGTACGATAAGAACTCCGGGGCGTTTCGACTGACGGCAAGCACCGACCCGGAGATCAACAAAGAACTGCACATTGAGTTGACACCGGCAGAAGCGCACGCGAGATATGTGGAAGGTAATGAGGAAGTTTATGACGATATTTATATTATTTCACACGTCAAGGGGCGATGCGCAGAGCACAAGGTTGCTCATCTCGGATTGCCGGCAAGCATACTTGCTATGCGAATTACAATTCAGGAAGCCGTAACGGGTTATCTTATTTTTAACAACATGAACGATCAATGCGCATTCGACTATCAGGACATAAGGCTTCTTGCATTATTGAAGTCCCATATTCATTCTGCTCTGATTAAAATTCGTATGTTGGAGGAATTAACCGATCTGAACGGAAAGAAAAACGAATTTCTCGGTATGGCTGCGCATGATCTAAGGAATCCGCTGCAGTGTCTGTCTGGATATATCAGCATGATGATCACTGATATCCGGCAGGAGAAATTAGATCCCGATTCAACCCTGATGGATCTTGAATGCATGCGTAAGTCCACCCTCAGGATGGGCCGTATGTTGGACGAATTATTAGATATATCAGCTATCGAGTCAGGTCAAATCCGATTAGAAATGGAATACGGTAACTTACAATCGATCCTGTCTGAATCCATCGAAATGCATCAACGGCACGCGCAACAGAAAAATATTAAACTAAGCATTGACAGAAGGACGCAAGTTCCCAATCTGTATTTCGACCGCACGCGGATGATTGACGTGGTTGATAATTTACTGAATAACGCTATTAAATATACGGCTTCCGGCGGCTCGGTTGATGTGACGTTTCAAGTTTGGCAGGGAAGTATCGTAATGCGCGTATCCGATACCGGCTTGGGCTTGGACGAAACGGATCTTAAAGAAATATTTCGTAGTTTTAAGAAGCTTAGCGCAAAGCCCACCGGCGGTGAAACGAGTACTGGTTTAGGGTTGTTGATAGTGAAAAAGATTTTAGATAAACATGGCGGGTCCATCCAAGTTGAAAGCCGCAAGGGCGTTGGGTCAACATTCAGTATCTCTTTGCCTTTGACTCGTCATGAGAAAGATGTGTTGTAA
- a CDS encoding glucosidase, translating into MKEFTPGVPPWRRWGPFVAERSWGTVREDYSASGDAWNYLTHDMARSKAYRWGDDGIAGFCDRYQVLTFAPAFWNGNDPILKERLFGLTSSEGNHGEDVKEYYFYLDGVPSHAYNKYLYKYPQSEYPYRQLIEENKKRNGQGDEFELIDTGVFDQDKYFDVFIEYAKATGEDIYIRIEVFNRGNEAAPFHFVPNLWFRNRWSWTNPRTGEPSIQPGPKGKNFVSIMSDDSTMEPFNNLPFQYQLGKRYLYAEGQPDSYFTDNESNLEKLYRVPNSKAFVKDAFHRHIVNKENCVNPEKIGTKSCFHFNDMIPAKQSKVYRLRLTSETLSEPFEDFDKLVNQRLKEADEFYETVYPPRASKEEKRILRQAYAGLLWTKQIYLYDVNHWLLGDDPSAPPPDSRWSIRNHHWRHLNSMRIISMPDKWEYPWFAAWDLAFHTIAFADLDIEYSKEMLWIMLFEQFQHPNGQIPAYEWEFSDLNPPVHAWAVWKVYTMDRDRTGKPDLVFLEKCFHKLLMNFAWWINKVDASGNNVFEGGFLGLDNITVVDRSEKLPDGAVLEQSDATGWMGMFCLNLMRICLELSKHNKVYEGLATKFVQHYIYVGSAMKNMGGQGIELWDEEDGFFYDVLVYPNGGGHEKFRVRSLVGLIAMYAIDTLKDTDVEQNKEFVSNLDWFIRNRPDIVRRCVYSDEVDGQRRHVLSIVDSHQLKRIMERMWDEDEFLSPAGLRSLSKHHAKDPYFFGQKKVEYEPGEAISKIKGGNSNWRGPIWFPTSYLMINSLVKFGEAFGKDFGITVDGEFITPHRIAEELAERMIKIYVPDKNGKRAVYGNIKKFQEDTHWKDYLQFFEYFHGETGQGLGASHQTGWTGLIATLIQEWRK; encoded by the coding sequence ATGAAGGAATTCACGCCCGGAGTTCCACCCTGGCGGCGATGGGGACCTTTTGTGGCTGAGAGGTCATGGGGAACCGTTCGCGAAGACTACAGCGCGAGCGGCGATGCATGGAACTATCTTACGCACGATATGGCGCGCAGCAAAGCGTACCGCTGGGGCGACGACGGCATCGCCGGCTTTTGCGATCGTTATCAGGTACTTACATTTGCGCCTGCGTTCTGGAACGGAAATGATCCTATACTAAAAGAACGATTGTTCGGACTAACATCCAGCGAAGGCAATCACGGCGAAGACGTCAAAGAATATTATTTCTACCTCGACGGCGTTCCCTCGCATGCTTACAATAAATATTTGTACAAATATCCGCAGTCCGAATATCCTTACCGGCAGTTGATTGAAGAAAACAAAAAACGTAACGGACAAGGCGATGAATTTGAATTGATTGATACCGGCGTTTTTGATCAGGATAAATACTTTGATGTTTTCATTGAATATGCCAAAGCGACCGGCGAAGATATTTATATCCGGATCGAAGTGTTTAACCGCGGCAATGAGGCGGCGCCGTTTCATTTTGTGCCCAATTTGTGGTTTCGTAACCGCTGGAGCTGGACCAATCCGAGAACAGGGGAACCAAGCATTCAGCCCGGGCCGAAAGGAAAAAATTTCGTCAGCATTATGAGCGACGACTCGACTATGGAGCCGTTCAATAATTTGCCGTTTCAATACCAGTTGGGTAAGCGGTATCTGTATGCAGAAGGCCAGCCGGATTCTTATTTTACCGACAACGAAAGTAATTTAGAGAAATTGTATCGTGTGCCGAATTCAAAGGCATTCGTCAAAGATGCGTTTCACAGGCATATCGTTAATAAAGAAAATTGCGTTAATCCGGAGAAGATAGGAACTAAATCCTGTTTTCATTTTAACGACATGATTCCGGCTAAACAGTCGAAGGTTTATCGATTACGTTTGACTTCAGAAACTTTGAGTGAGCCGTTCGAAGATTTTGACAAGCTGGTCAATCAACGGCTGAAGGAGGCGGACGAATTTTATGAAACGGTATATCCACCCCGGGCCAGCAAAGAAGAAAAACGTATCTTGCGCCAAGCGTATGCGGGTTTGTTATGGACCAAACAAATTTATTTATATGATGTCAATCACTGGCTTCTCGGGGACGATCCAAGCGCACCTCCTCCAGATTCTCGCTGGTCAATCCGAAATCATCACTGGCGCCATTTGAACTCTATGCGTATTATTTCCATGCCGGATAAATGGGAATACCCTTGGTTTGCCGCGTGGGATCTTGCTTTCCACACAATTGCCTTTGCAGATCTTGATATCGAATATTCTAAGGAAATGCTGTGGATCATGTTGTTCGAACAGTTCCAGCATCCTAACGGGCAAATTCCGGCGTATGAATGGGAATTCTCCGATCTCAATCCGCCGGTGCATGCCTGGGCAGTGTGGAAGGTGTACACGATGGACCGGGATAGAACGGGAAAACCCGATCTCGTTTTTCTTGAAAAATGTTTCCATAAACTGCTGATGAATTTTGCTTGGTGGATCAACAAGGTGGACGCGTCGGGAAACAATGTTTTTGAAGGCGGTTTTCTAGGGCTGGACAATATTACTGTCGTGGACCGCAGTGAAAAACTTCCTGACGGTGCGGTGCTGGAGCAGTCCGATGCGACAGGCTGGATGGGCATGTTCTGCCTCAACCTGATGCGCATATGCCTGGAATTATCCAAACATAATAAAGTTTACGAAGGACTTGCGACGAAATTTGTTCAGCACTACATCTACGTTGGCTCTGCCATGAAAAACATGGGCGGGCAGGGCATTGAATTGTGGGACGAAGAGGACGGATTTTTTTATGACGTGCTGGTTTATCCCAACGGCGGAGGCCACGAAAAATTTCGCGTGCGTTCGTTGGTCGGGTTGATCGCTATGTATGCCATCGACACGTTGAAGGACACCGATGTAGAACAGAACAAGGAGTTCGTTTCCAATCTTGACTGGTTCATACGCAACCGCCCGGATATTGTGCGGCGTTGCGTTTACAGTGATGAAGTTGACGGCCAGCGCAGGCACGTCCTGTCGATAGTCGATTCGCATCAGCTCAAACGCATCATGGAACGTATGTGGGATGAGGATGAGTTTCTCTCCCCTGCGGGATTACGCAGTTTATCGAAGCACCACGCAAAAGATCCGTATTTTTTCGGACAGAAAAAAGTAGAATACGAACCCGGCGAAGCGATAAGCAAGATCAAAGGCGGTAACTCCAACTGGCGCGGCCCGATCTGGTTTCCAACCAGTTATTTGATGATCAATTCGCTCGTTAAATTCGGCGAAGCATTTGGAAAAGATTTCGGAATTACGGTGGATGGAGAATTTATCACACCGCACAGAATTGCGGAAGAATTGGCCGAGCGTATGATCAAAATTTATGTGCCGGATAAGAACGGTAAACGAGCCGTGTACGGTAATATCAAAAAATTTCAGGAAGACACGCATTGGAAAGATTATCTGCAATTTTTCGAATATTTTCATGGCGAGACCGGGCAGGGGCTCGGGGCGTCGCATCAGACAGGCTGGACAGGACTCATTGCTACGTTAATACAGGAGTGGAGGAAGTGA
- the arsM gene encoding arsenite methyltransferase: METSDNVKKMVKEKYGQIALQSYSENAGSCCGAGGCGTVDYTVFSDDYSKLDGYNPDADLALGCGIPTEFAQIREGYTVVDLGSGAGNDAFVARKLVGPKGRVIGIDMTEAMIEKANINTKKLGFTNMDFRLGDIENMPVEDNSTDVVISNCVLNLVPDKNKAFSEIFRILKPGAHFSISDVVLEGTLPPAIESAAVMYAGCISGALQKKDYTGIIDRTGFTETKIQKQKQIHVPDSILREYLSERELEEFQKSGASIISITVFGKKPA, from the coding sequence ATGGAAACTTCAGATAACGTAAAGAAAATGGTCAAAGAAAAATACGGCCAGATTGCCCTGCAATCTTATTCAGAAAATGCCGGCTCCTGTTGCGGAGCGGGTGGGTGCGGCACAGTGGACTATACTGTTTTCAGCGACGATTATTCCAAATTAGACGGATACAACCCGGATGCCGATCTGGCGCTGGGGTGCGGCATCCCGACGGAATTCGCACAAATTCGCGAAGGCTATACGGTGGTGGATCTCGGGTCGGGAGCAGGCAACGACGCTTTTGTCGCACGCAAACTGGTAGGACCTAAGGGCAGAGTGATCGGCATCGATATGACCGAGGCCATGATCGAGAAAGCAAATATAAACACCAAAAAGCTGGGTTTTACCAATATGGATTTCCGTCTCGGCGATATTGAGAACATGCCCGTTGAAGATAATTCCACCGATGTGGTGATCAGCAATTGCGTTCTCAATTTAGTTCCGGACAAAAACAAAGCGTTTTCAGAAATATTCCGTATTCTCAAACCGGGCGCGCATTTCAGCATATCGGATGTGGTTCTGGAAGGAACACTGCCGCCGGCCATAGAATCAGCCGCAGTAATGTATGCCGGCTGCATCTCAGGCGCTTTACAGAAAAAAGATTATACGGGAATAATTGACAGAACTGGGTTTACAGAAACAAAAATTCAAAAACAAAAACAGATCCATGTTCCTGACAGCATATTGCGTGAGTATTTGAGCGAAAGGGAATTAGAGGAATTCCAAAAATCCGGGGCATCGATCATTAGTATCACGGTGTTTGGCAAAAAGCCGGCTTAG
- a CDS encoding winged helix-turn-helix transcriptional regulator, which yields MAAQKKDAFDAEDIKLAAFAKALAHPARIAIMKKLAEQNVCICGEIVDVIPLAQATVSQHLKELKNAGLIQGTIEGVTSCYCINTKAVEGFDKLLTKLFKKLDKCC from the coding sequence ATGGCGGCGCAGAAAAAAGATGCTTTTGATGCAGAAGACATAAAGCTGGCGGCATTTGCCAAAGCCCTTGCCCACCCGGCCCGTATTGCCATCATGAAAAAGCTGGCGGAACAGAATGTATGCATTTGCGGCGAAATCGTCGACGTGATCCCGCTAGCGCAGGCCACCGTATCCCAGCACTTGAAAGAATTAAAAAACGCAGGTTTGATTCAAGGAACGATCGAAGGAGTAACTTCCTGCTACTGCATTAATACCAAAGCAGTTGAAGGATTTGATAAACTACTGACTAAACTTTTTAAGAAACTGGATAAATGCTGTTAA
- a CDS encoding sodium:proton antiporter, with the protein MQTHDTLISVLILLFIAIIVSIAVRRVKLPYSIGLVLAGFGLGYSKLFPTMVIDPSIIIYIFLPALLFDSAFNASITNLRQHWKVIFALAIPGTIISILVVGAMAHLVMDIPWMSALLFASLIVPTDTISILSVFKELKMPAKLTTLVEGESLFNDGTAIIIFKLILSLILVENLNLQELNYTSFTLSLILSYAGGFVLGMAGGYGAGWVMKKVKDHLVEIMFTVMVIYGIFLLAEELTVSSIVAVVTTSLMLGTFRQRMAISATTQIALSSFWSFAAFTLNSVLFIIIGLQVNFTMLLDHFGIILIALFAVNFGRVVFIYPFSLLVNIFGRRKMKELPDEIPFKWQHVLVLGNLKGSLSMALVISLPDSLVYKEQLTVLTFGIVFLSLILQGTTLRPILKLFKLQTISTDQIEFDKRQGLIISAKSVLTALDTEFHSGMITSSVYQSLKEQYEFTIQNAEQSLTRLQTKNPALADSHLQNTYYQMLTLQRTVIRNAYTQNIICEDAAIDLMKNFDAQMATISWTRNEDK; encoded by the coding sequence ATGCAAACCCACGACACCCTTATATCCGTACTGATACTTCTTTTTATCGCGATCATCGTTTCCATCGCTGTACGTAGGGTCAAATTGCCCTACAGCATCGGATTAGTTTTGGCTGGATTCGGGCTCGGCTACTCGAAGTTATTTCCAACGATGGTTATCGATCCTTCGATCATCATTTATATTTTTCTGCCGGCGCTGCTTTTTGATTCGGCCTTTAACGCCAGTATTACCAACCTGAGGCAACATTGGAAGGTCATATTTGCTCTGGCCATTCCGGGGACGATCATTTCTATTCTTGTTGTGGGCGCGATGGCGCATTTAGTGATGGATATTCCGTGGATGTCTGCCCTGCTTTTCGCTTCGCTGATCGTGCCGACGGACACGATCTCCATTTTATCTGTATTCAAAGAACTGAAGATGCCGGCGAAACTGACCACGCTGGTCGAAGGCGAAAGTTTATTTAACGACGGCACCGCGATCATCATTTTCAAATTGATTCTTTCCCTGATCTTGGTGGAAAACTTAAATTTGCAGGAACTCAATTACACCAGTTTTACACTCAGCCTGATTCTGTCGTACGCAGGCGGTTTTGTGCTGGGCATGGCCGGCGGATACGGCGCGGGCTGGGTCATGAAAAAAGTCAAAGATCATTTGGTGGAGATCATGTTCACCGTCATGGTTATCTACGGCATATTTCTATTAGCGGAAGAATTAACCGTCTCATCCATCGTTGCAGTCGTTACCACGTCGCTTATGCTGGGCACGTTTCGCCAACGAATGGCCATTTCAGCCACAACACAGATCGCCTTATCTTCTTTTTGGAGTTTCGCAGCATTTACGCTCAATTCCGTACTGTTCATCATCATAGGACTACAAGTTAATTTTACGATGCTGCTGGATCATTTCGGAATTATTCTGATCGCGCTGTTTGCCGTCAACTTTGGCAGGGTTGTGTTTATTTATCCGTTTTCATTGCTTGTCAATATCTTTGGCAGACGAAAAATGAAGGAGTTGCCCGACGAAATTCCGTTCAAATGGCAGCACGTATTGGTGCTGGGAAACCTAAAAGGTTCCTTGTCCATGGCATTGGTCATCAGTCTTCCCGATTCGTTGGTCTACAAGGAACAATTGACGGTATTGACATTTGGAATCGTATTTTTATCTCTTATTCTTCAAGGTACCACGCTGCGCCCGATCCTCAAACTTTTCAAATTACAAACCATCTCCACCGATCAGATCGAGTTTGATAAACGCCAGGGACTTATCATTTCTGCAAAGTCAGTATTGACCGCCTTAGATACGGAATTCCACAGCGGAATGATTACCTCCTCGGTGTACCAGAGCTTAAAAGAACAGTACGAGTTCACGATCCAAAATGCGGAACAAAGTCTGACCCGCCTTCAGACAAAAAACCCCGCGTTGGCCGATTCACATTTGCAGAATACCTATTACCAGATGCTCACCCTGCAGCGCACCGTGATCCGTAATGCTTACACACAGAATATTATCTGTGAGGACGCCGCCATTGACCTTATGAAAAATTTTGACGCGCAGATGGCAACCATTAGTTGGACACGGAATGAGGATAAATAG
- a CDS encoding deoxyhypusine synthase family protein, translating to MANGAVTQFIDHHYRHFNAAALVDAAKAYKRHLDNGGKFFMTLAGAMSTAELGLSLAEMIRQDKVHAITCTGANLEEDIFNLVAHDYYERVPHYRDLTPQDEAGLLSRHMNRVTDTCIPEMEAMRRIEVAVLEEWVTAEKKGQRYFPHEFMYKILQGGKLKQHYQIDPKDSWMVAAAEKNLPMFVPGWEDATLGNMYAGHCISGDVKNVHTVRTGIEYMMSLAEYYTETTKKSSLGFFQIGGGIAGDFPICVVPMLHQDLQREEVPLWAYFCQISDSTTSYGSYSGAVPNEKITWGKLGVDTPKFIIESDATIVAPLIFAYVLGW from the coding sequence ATGGCAAACGGAGCCGTAACACAATTTATAGACCATCATTACCGGCATTTTAATGCGGCAGCATTGGTTGATGCCGCGAAAGCATACAAACGCCATTTAGATAATGGCGGTAAATTTTTTATGACTTTAGCCGGAGCGATGAGTACGGCGGAACTGGGGCTATCCCTTGCTGAAATGATCAGGCAGGATAAAGTTCATGCCATTACTTGTACAGGTGCTAATCTTGAGGAAGATATATTTAATTTAGTTGCGCACGATTATTACGAACGTGTTCCGCATTACCGTGACCTGACTCCGCAAGATGAAGCCGGTTTGTTATCGCGGCACATGAACCGGGTAACGGACACATGTATTCCGGAGATGGAAGCTATGCGGCGTATCGAGGTTGCCGTTCTGGAGGAGTGGGTTACCGCAGAAAAAAAGGGGCAAAGATACTTCCCGCATGAATTTATGTACAAGATACTTCAAGGCGGCAAATTGAAACAACATTATCAAATTGATCCTAAGGATAGTTGGATGGTGGCCGCGGCGGAAAAAAATCTGCCGATGTTCGTTCCGGGATGGGAGGACGCAACGCTTGGTAATATGTATGCCGGACACTGCATCAGCGGCGATGTGAAGAACGTTCACACCGTTCGCACCGGCATTGAATACATGATGTCATTGGCGGAATATTATACCGAAACGACTAAAAAATCTTCGTTAGGATTTTTTCAGATTGGAGGAGGCATTGCGGGCGATTTTCCGATTTGCGTCGTTCCGATGCTGCATCAGGATCTTCAAAGGGAAGAAGTGCCGCTCTGGGCGTATTTCTGTCAGATCAGCGATTCGACGACGAGTTACGGTTCCTACTCCGGCGCCGTGCCCAATGAAAAGATAACATGGGGAAAACTTGGCGTGGACACGCCAAAATTCATCATTGAATCCGACGCGACAATCGTTGCGCCGCTTATTTTTGCGTATGTGTTAGGCTGGTAA